The DNA sequence AGCTCTCGGAGAAGATTAAGGAGATCTTAGAGGCGGAGGAGGTCACCATCCAGCCTGTGCCTCTGGATGTGAAGAAGCCAGGATTGCTGGAGCGCCTATTCCGCCGACGCAGGGAGGCCCCTACGGGCATGGAGAAGGCGCAAAAGACGGCTTTAAAGTACGAGCTGCGCAAGGGCTATGGCTACATCATAAAGGAGGTCAAGCCGGAGCGCACCTTCGAGATCTTCGTGGATCAGGTAACGCATAACATTCAGGGGCTGTGCATAACCCGAGAGCATCCGGGCATCATCCGCAAGAAGTGGGGCCTGGAGAAGACACCGATAATCTGGCTTAGCAATCAGTTGGGAAGGGTGTACGTCAACCCCACCAACATCGGCATCCTCTCGGACACCATCATACGTTTCATCGAGAAGTCCGGCGATAGCGTGGTCATGATCGATGGCATAGAGTTCCTCATCGTCAACAACGACTTCGAGAAGGTGCTGCGCATGGTGCATCATATCTCCGAGGCCACCATGGAATACAAATCACGTCTTTTGATATCCGTGGATCCTCGCACCCTGGACGTGAGGCAGATGGCCCTGCTGGAGAGGAACATGGAGGTAATAGATGCCATGCCTCCCCAACAGGCAGCGAAACCTATTAGATAGGACATCCGTTCCTCTATCCATCCGCATGGAGGGATGTTTCTGAGCGGCTCTAAGATAGTTGAGATCAGGGCCAGGGAGGTCCTGGATTCGAGAGGCAATCCTACCGTGGAGGCAGAAGTGAGAACCTCCGCCTTTAAGGTCACCGCCATCGCCCCTTCGGGAGCCTCCACCGGCACCCATGAGGTGCTGGAGTTGAGGGATGGGGGGGAGCGCTACATGGGCAAGGGCGTCCTCAAGGCTGTGGAGAATGTGAACAAGAAAATCGGCCCCAAGCTCAAAGGCATGGATGTGGAGGAACAGCGTGAGCTGGACCGCGCGTTGATAGAGCTGGATGGCACCACGGACAAGAGGAAGCTGGGCGGGAACGCCATCACGGCCGTCTCTCTCGCCCTAGCCAAGGCAGGCAGCGTCTCCAAAGGCGTCGAGCTGCACGAGCATCTAGGGCCAGGCAGCTGCACTCTGCCCATACCCATGATGAACATCATCAACGGAGGGAAGCACGCTGGCACGGGTTTGAGGATACAGGAGTTCATGATCGTGCCCGCAGGAGCCAAATCCTTCTCCGAATCCCTGCGCATGGGAGTGGAGGTGTACCATTCCCTCAGAGCCCTCCTCAAGGAGCAGTTCGGCCCCGCCGCCGTCAACCTGGGCGACGAAGGCGGCTTCGCCCCTCCGCTAGAAAACACAAGGCAAGCCCTAGACATAATGATGAAAGGCATAGAGCGAGCTGGCTATTCCCCCGGCAAAGAGGTGTTCCTGGCTCTAGACTGCGCCGCCTCCGAGTTCTGCCAGCAAGGAGTCTATGAGCTGGACAAGAGACGCATAGGGCCCGTGGAGCTGATGGAGACGTATTTCGTCCTGGCCAAGTATTATCCCTTGGTGAGCATCGAGGACCCCTTCCACGAGGAGGATTTCCACATGTTCTCGTTGATGACCAAGAGGGTGGGCCACAAGATGCAGGTGGTGGGCGATGATATCTTCGTCACCAACATGGAGCGCATAAAGAAGGCCATAGAGCGAAAGGCAGGAAATGCCACGCTCCTAAAAGTCAATCAGATAGGGACGGTGACCGAGGCCATGGACGCGGCCAGGCTATCCTTCGACAACGGATATCGCGTGGTGGTGAGCCATCGCTCGGGCGAGACCGACGACACCTCCATCGCTGACCTGGCGGTAGCACTGGAATGCGGTCAGATCAAGACCGGTGCGCCTGCGCGGGGGGAGAGAGTGGCCAAATACAATCGCTTGCTGCGCATCGAGGAGCAGCTGGGCTCCAAGGCCAAGTTCCCCGGTGCCGCCTTCTACGCCAAAAAGAAGAAGGAGTGAGCCCTTTGCCCAGCGGCCCCAGCAGAGGCTTCTTCCTCGCCACCGAGGAGCAGATACGCCAGGGAAGGACCACCGACGTCTACTTCGAGCACACCATGCAAGTGCTGCGCGCCAAGGGCCTATCGCATGAACGCGCCTATGCTGAGCTCACCACGGGCAGCCTGCCGAATGATTGGTCATGGGCTGTGCTGTGCGGAGTGGAGGAGGTGCTGCGGCTTTTTGAGGGAAAAAAGGTGACCATCCGAGGCTTGCCTGAGGGAACCGTTTTCAAGGCCCGCTCGCGCAGAGGCCTCAGGGTGCCGGTGCTCAGCATCGAGGGCCCATATTCCGAGTACTGCGTCCTGGAGACGCCCTTGCTCGGCTTGCTTTGCCATTCCACGGGGGTGGCCACCATGGCCGCCAGGGCGAGGATCGCGGCCGAGGATGCCACGCTATTATCCTTCGGCGTCCGGCGCATGCATCCTGCCATCTCCCCTATGATAGACCGCTCCGCCTACATCGGCGGATGCGATGGCGTGTCCTCACTCATCGGTGCGGAGGTCATCGGCATCCCTCCATCAGGCACCATGCCTCATGCGCTGGTGGTCATGATGGGAGACCAGGCGCAGGCCTTCAAGGCCTTCGACGAGGTCATCGATCCCTCCGTCCCACGCATCGCCTTGGTGGATACCTACTCCGACGAGAAGGCCGAGGCCATCATGGCGGCCAAGGCGATAAAGGATTTGTCCGCCGTGCGCTTGGACACTCCTGCCTCCAGAAGAGGCTCCCTGCCGGATCTGGTGAGGGAGGTGCGCTGGGAGCTGGATATCAGAGGCTTTGGCCATGTCAAGATAATCGTCTCAGGAGGGCTGGATGAGAGGACCATCCCCGAGCTCAGGAAGGCAGGAGCGGATGGGTTCGGCGTGGGCACGAGCATATCCAACGCCCCCACGGTGGACTTCGCCTTGGACATAGTGGAGAAGGATGGCGAGCCAGTGGCCAAGAGGGGCAAGCTGGGAGGAAGGAAGGCCTCATACCGTTGCCAGAGATGCATGGAGTGGGAAGTCGTGCCCTGGGGGCATAAGACGCCAAAATGCCATATCTGCGGCGACTTCATGCAATCGATGGAGGTGGAGCTGATGCGGGAAGGCATTAGGGCTCATGAGGAAAGAGAGCCCTCCAAGGTAAGGAAATATGTGCTGCAGCAATTGAAGGCTGTGCGCTTGTGAGGTGCTAAGATGGAAGAGGGGGAATTCAAAGTCCGGATAGAGTCCCTGCAAGGGTATCAATTCAAGGTTACCTTCTCCAACCCTGCTTTAGAGGAGTTGATCATGGACGAGCCAGAGCCTCTGGGCCAGGGGAAGCATCCCAATGCTGGCCTACTTTTGGCCGCAGCGGTGGGAAATTGTCTCTGCGCCTCATTGAAGTTCTGTCTGGAGAAAGCCCGCGCGGAGGTTAAGGGAGTGAGCGCCGAAGTATACGCAAAAATGGAGCGTAACGAGAGAGGCAGATTGCGCATCACGTCAATCCGCGTCCGCTTGCGACCAGAGATGAGTGACCCTTCGAAGCTGAGAAGGTGCCGTGACATCTTCGAGGACTTCTGTATCGTGACCCAGAGCGTGAGGCAGGGGGTGCCCGTGCAAGTAGAGGTCGAGAATCCAGCTGACGCTCCAGGAAATAATTAGACAATACCTTTCTCCAATCCCTCTCCTCCCTGGTCCAAATGCGCAGAATCGGATCCATGGGGAAGAGCAGGTCCTTCTGATATTCCTCCAACGAGGGGCAGATGTTGATGTCCACGCTCCGCTCTGAGTTCTTCTTCAGCATGCGGCGCAGTTGAGAAGGGGACTTCTGCAGCTCCCATAGCTTCCAGCGCACGCTGCCATCCCTCTCCACCTTCTCATACATCCTCAGCGTCTCGTCTGGGTCATATATCAGCAGGAGATCGATGTCCTTGGGGTCCTCTTTGTTGCGCAGGAAGCCGCCGAAGAGATAGACCTCTCTTATGGACATGGGCAGACACCCCTCGTCCACCTTGCTCATGATGCGCACTAGCTTTCTGTAGAGCCAGCGTCTCCTCTTACTGAGGAAGAGGAGTCCCTTCCCCCGAGGCATGAGGAAGGAATTTAGATGCCGCGCCGTAAGTACTTTTCGCCCCTGCCCTATGGCGATGTCTAAGGATTAAGATTTAAGGATCCCCACCACAGGGAACCGCTCCAGGACATCTGCCTCATGCGGCGCATCGGCGATATCCTTCGTCAAATCCCCTCCTGGGACATGAAGGCCTTGATGCTCCCCACCCTCCCATAGGGCGCTTGCACTGACATCATAGACCTTCCCTTTATAGGCCACATAGGCCGGGGTGCCATTCTTCCCATTATACTTCTTCAGCTCCTCCTTGGTGAATTCTCTCATGGCAAGGGAATTGGTGGATTGCATTAGATAATCCTTGCCCTTGCGGGGTCAAGCTTTATCATCGCAAGCAGCGATGCTATGCTATGCTGGACGAGAAGGACCTTGCCATACTGATGAAGTTAAAAGCGGACTCCAGGCGTACCACAAAGGCCATCGCCGCGGAGCTGGGAATGCCGCGGGCCACAGTGCATGAGCGCATTCGGCGGATGGTAGAGAGAGGTGTCATCAAGCGCTTCACCTTGGCCTTGGACCACGCCGCGCTTGGAAAGCCAGCCACGGCCTTCATCCTCATCTCCTTTCTACCCACATCTAAGGTGTCCCAAAGGCAGGTGGCACAGCGGATAGCCAGTATGGAAGGCGTTCATGAGGTCCATCTGATCTCAGGCGAATATGATATGCTAGTGAAGGTGCGCGGCACCTCCATGGAGCAGATAGGCGCATTGGTCATCGATCGCATCAGGGGGGTAGAGGGCGTGGGAAGGACGCTGACCTGTGCCTCCTTCGCCTGCGTCAAAGAGGAGGATGCCGAGGAGCCGGCCGCCTCAGCAAAGGTGCGGAAGCGCGGCAGACGCACAGAAAAATGAACTGGATGAAGTAACGGCCTTAAGTTCCAAAAGCTAACCGCTGACCAGATAAATATCCTTATCTAAGGATGAAAGCTCGTCGTATTCGCTCATAAAATTGGTGCCATATGACGCTTGTCTGACGTTAATTGTCCGACATCTGGATTGTATCGAAATGCGCTTGCGAAACGTTTAAGTTAGTACCACTGATTATGTTTATTTGCTCGGGAAAATTGCATCGCATAGCCTGATCCGCCAGTCAAGGTTCGCGGGATGGGGCAGATAGACTGAAATGCGCGTTTTCCGTGTGGGGGAGAGATATTGGTAGGAGCGAGGCATTTAGCGGATGCCATGGATGGCAGAGGGGATGCGCGGCATGGGATGGAGAATCCCCTGATGCCGGAGATAGGCGATACAAAATGGAGTCGGTTCTCCTCAGACCCGATAAAACACGCATCATTGCAAAACCATCTTTGGCTTAAAGGTTCAATCGTAGATTTGCCCAAGAGGAAGATTCTATGCAGTTGCGGGGTAATCGCGGAGATCGATAGCAGGATGGTGGGTGTGAAGTCCCGTTTAGGAAAAAGTCTAGAATGCCGCCGCTGCCGCAACGAGCGCATCGCCCGTGAAAGGGAAGAATTGGAGAAGCATTTCCTAGGGGAAGAAAGGGAAGATGAGGGTCACAACCCCTTCTAGCATTTTTCTTCATGAGCGGCGCAGCTTATAGCGCTCAATTTTAAATACAGAAGGCAGGATGGCTTAACGCAGGCCTGAGGGCTCAACAGGGTGTGGTGATGGACCTTCTGCTAATATCAGGATTCCTAGGGTCAGGGAAGACCACCATGGTGCTCTCCACGATAGACGAGATAACCAAGCGCAAGCACAAGAAGGTGGTCGTCATAGTGAACGACTTCGGCAAGATTGGCATAGATGGGAAGGTAATGGAGAAGTACGGGCTGAAGGTCAAGGAAATGCCCAGCGGTTGCATCTGCTGCACCCTGGGCTCCGATCTGCTGACCACCCTCAGGGACGTGGCTGAAGCCTTCCATCCTGACCTTGTGGTCATCGAGCCCACGGGCGTGGCAGACCCAGTAGCCATTCATGACACGCTAAAGCTCTACGTGGGGCCGCCGATAGACATGGTGAGGATAGTCATCATAGTGGACTCCGAGAGATATGATGCCATAGCAAAGGCCTTAGAGAGACCTCTAAAGAATCAGCTGAAGGCGGCACAGGTGATCGTGCTGAACAAGATGGACAGGGTATCGCCTGAGCAATTGGCCTCGATAGAGGCAAGGGTCAGGGAGATTGGTTCGACAGCGAGGATAATCCCCGCTTCGGCCATACACGGGACGAACTTGGATAAGGTTGTGGAAGCGATGGTGGGCTGAGATGCTGACCAGCGACTTCGTGGCCTATGCAGGTAAAGTGCTTGCATTTTTCGGAGCCCCAAAGGAACCTAACGAGATACGCTCTTTGGTGTCGAGCACCATTTCGACCATAGCCAAGAAATGCATGTCTGAGGGGGCGAGCCTCATAGGGCACATCAAATGCATCGCTGAGGTGGACTCAGGAAAGTACATCGCTTGCAGCGTAGTCTCGGCGGACAGCGAAGCCATCTGCCGTGGCGACCTCAATGCCCCCTCCTCTCGTCTAGAGATCATCCTTAACGTGCTCCTCTATGGCTTGGATAAGCGGAAGGTGGAGGACATCGTGGTGAGGAGCGCGCGTGAAGTGTTTACAGGGAAAGCAACTAAGCTTGAGCTCGAGGATCTGGAGCATGAGCACGACCATTGCGATGAAGAGCATGAAAATCATGATCATGAGGAACAGGGGCATTAGCCCTTTCTTGTTTATGGATATTTTTGATCGATTGGCTTTCGATTAGTCGCACGCTTTCGCTCTATCTATGTAGCTTCTCTCTCCGCAGCCGCGCTCTACTTAGACTCCATGCTGGCCTTCGCTCTTTTTTGTGTCACTGCTCTCTTCGCCTTCCTTTTTGTCGCACGCTTCTTCTCAACTGCGGCCGGCTCAAGCCCTTTATCCTCCTCTTTCTCGACTGCTTTCTTCTCTCTCTCAGGGCATTCCATGTTGACGCACAATCTCCAAGGGCGACCCCTGCTCGTGACCAAGGCTATAGGTGCCTTGCATGCTTGGCATGTCTCGCCTGTCATTCGCAGCGACCCCGCTTGCGGTAACGGGTATGTGCGGCGACAATCTGGATAGCCAGAGCATCCTAGGAATCGCTTCCCTGCCTTGGAGTAAAGTATGCGTAGAGGCTTTCCGCAATCCGGACATTCTCCCACCGAGGTCGCCTGCTGATTCACCTGGCAATCAGGATTCAGGCAATGCTTCTGCGGCGCGCTGCCACGACGTATCAGCCGCACCATTGGCGCGCCGCAGCTCTCGCAAATCTCCTCCGTCGCCTCCATCTTAGCCCCTCTGGGTTTAGGATAGGCGCGCTTGCATTGCGGGTAGTTGGAGCAGGATATGAAGTCACCTCTACGTGATCGCTTCACCCTTAGCTCACCCTTGCAATCGGGGCACCTTCCTATGTAGCTCTGCTCCTGCAACGCCGCCCTGATGTCCTCACCGATCTGCTGCTTATGCGCCTCCATTACGTCCAACACATCAGCCAGCATATCTTGGGACTCCCTCACCACTTCGGGCAGCATGGCCTTGCCGTTGGCGATGTCCTCCATGTCCTGTTCCAGATGCGCGGTCATTTTGCTCTCAGTGATGGTCTTGGCATGCTTCTCCAAGGATGTGGCTACGGCAATGCCGCTCTCGGTCGGAACGAGATCATTCCCTACCACATACTTGCGGTCGTAGAGCTTCTGTATGATCTCATGCCGCGTCGACTTGGTGCCCAACCCTAGCCTCTCCATCTCCTGGATGAGGGTGCCCTGCGTGTAGCGTCGGGGAGGCTGTGTTTCCAATCTTTCCATATTCACAGAGCACACCTGCACGTGCTCTCCCTCTTGCAACAAGGGTAGATCGGACTCGGTCACATGGAAGAAAGGATAGTACTTTCGCCAGCCTGGATGCGAGATCCTATATCCCTTGGCCAAGAACGGCTCTCCTTCCACCAGCAGCTTGGCATGACGATGCTCGGCTGTGCAGGGAGGAGATACGGTGGCGAGGAATCTCCTCACCACCAGCTCGTACAATCTCCATTTATCTCCCTTTAGCTCCTTCTTGGTGGCGGCCTCCGTAGGATATATCGGAGGATGGTCAGTGGTCTCTACTCGGCCGCGAGAAGGACGAATGACCTCCTGGGCTAGCAGCTCCTCTGCCTCGGCCTTGAATTCCGACTCCTTGAGCTTCTCCAATATGTTCCTCAGGTTCAAGGAGCGCGGATACACGGTATTATCCGTCCTAGGATAGGATATGTAACCGGCGGTGTAAAGGTCCTCAGCCACTTTCATGGCCATGCTGGCTGACATGCCTATCTTCACCGCCTCTGCCAGCATCATGGTGGTGTTGAAGGGGGGAGGGGGATACTCCTCCTTCTCCTCCCTTCTGAATTCGGCGACTACTGCTTCCTTCGCCCCCTGGCTCCTTTCCAGGACAGCTTTCGCCTTTTCCTCCTCCCAAAAAGGATTGCCCTCATGGCGCCCTAGGAACTCCTCCTCCTGTTTGAATCTGGCCTCAACATTCCAGTATGGCTTGGGCACGAAGTTCTTGATCTCATTGTGGCGGTCGACGATAAGGGAGAGGGTGGGGCTCTGCACTCTCCCCACGGAGAGGAAATTAGAGCCCACCTGACCGGATGCCAGGGAGATGAAGCGGGTAAGGGCCGCTCCCCAGGCCAGATCGATTATCTGACGGCACTCCGCGGCCTCGGCCAACCGCTCGTCAGGTTTGTTCAGCTCAGCGAAGGCCTTCTCGATCTCGGCCTTGGTCAAGGCTGAGAACCTGGCCCTCTTGACTTTTGAAGGATCCACATTCAATTGCTCCACAGTCTCCACGCCTATGAGCTCTCCCTCTCGGTCATAGTCGGTGGCGATGATGACCAAGTCGGCATCCTTGGCCAGATCCCTCAGCACCTCGATGATATTGTGCGCTTTAACGCTCTTCACCGGCGCGGCGTAGACCAACTGCTTGGGGGGCGTGCGCTCCCAATTGTTGAGCTCGGGAGGATAGTCGAGCTCGATGATATGCCCTCTCAGCCCGACCACGAACCATTCATCACCGTCGCGCTCGAAGGAGAAGACCTGGACGCCTTTTTGCTTAGAGGACTTCTTAGCCCCACCTGACAGTATGGTAGCTATGCGCGCCGCGGCGTTGGCCTTCTCCGAGATGACCAGCTTCTTCATCGGAGGACGACCAAGAGATAGGCACTATAAAAAAATAGGCTAAGCTCTAGTGGAGAACCATCAATGACCGCGATGCTCGCTCAGCTCCCCCGCGATCATTACCGGCTGGCCGTGTGTAACTCCCT is a window from the Methanomassiliicoccales archaeon genome containing:
- a CDS encoding DUF835 domain-containing protein, with product MVDDNADVLAIVSELVSAAGYEAITASGGREAIEKAKTESPDLILLDINMPDIDGWSVLRNLKETGLTQRIKVMMLTAYTDIGTDIFGLQDVVSGYIRKPFSNTELSEKIKEILEAEEVTIQPVPLDVKKPGLLERLFRRRREAPTGMEKAQKTALKYELRKGYGYIIKEVKPERTFEIFVDQVTHNIQGLCITREHPGIIRKKWGLEKTPIIWLSNQLGRVYVNPTNIGILSDTIIRFIEKSGDSVVMIDGIEFLIVNNDFEKVLRMVHHISEATMEYKSRLLISVDPRTLDVRQMALLERNMEVIDAMPPQQAAKPIR
- the eno gene encoding phosphopyruvate hydratase, producing the protein MFLSGSKIVEIRAREVLDSRGNPTVEAEVRTSAFKVTAIAPSGASTGTHEVLELRDGGERYMGKGVLKAVENVNKKIGPKLKGMDVEEQRELDRALIELDGTTDKRKLGGNAITAVSLALAKAGSVSKGVELHEHLGPGSCTLPIPMMNIINGGKHAGTGLRIQEFMIVPAGAKSFSESLRMGVEVYHSLRALLKEQFGPAAVNLGDEGGFAPPLENTRQALDIMMKGIERAGYSPGKEVFLALDCAASEFCQQGVYELDKRRIGPVELMETYFVLAKYYPLVSIEDPFHEEDFHMFSLMTKRVGHKMQVVGDDIFVTNMERIKKAIERKAGNATLLKVNQIGTVTEAMDAARLSFDNGYRVVVSHRSGETDDTSIADLAVALECGQIKTGAPARGERVAKYNRLLRIEEQLGSKAKFPGAAFYAKKKKE
- a CDS encoding nicotinate phosphoribosyltransferase, giving the protein MSPLPSGPSRGFFLATEEQIRQGRTTDVYFEHTMQVLRAKGLSHERAYAELTTGSLPNDWSWAVLCGVEEVLRLFEGKKVTIRGLPEGTVFKARSRRGLRVPVLSIEGPYSEYCVLETPLLGLLCHSTGVATMAARARIAAEDATLLSFGVRRMHPAISPMIDRSAYIGGCDGVSSLIGAEVIGIPPSGTMPHALVVMMGDQAQAFKAFDEVIDPSVPRIALVDTYSDEKAEAIMAAKAIKDLSAVRLDTPASRRGSLPDLVREVRWELDIRGFGHVKIIVSGGLDERTIPELRKAGADGFGVGTSISNAPTVDFALDIVEKDGEPVAKRGKLGGRKASYRCQRCMEWEVVPWGHKTPKCHICGDFMQSMEVELMREGIRAHEEREPSKVRKYVLQQLKAVRL
- a CDS encoding cytochrome b5 domain-containing protein; the encoded protein is MREFTKEELKKYNGKNGTPAYVAYKGKVYDVSASALWEGGEHQGLHVPGGDLTKDIADAPHEADVLERFPVVGILKS
- a CDS encoding Lrp/AsnC family transcriptional regulator, with translation MLDEKDLAILMKLKADSRRTTKAIAAELGMPRATVHERIRRMVERGVIKRFTLALDHAALGKPATAFILISFLPTSKVSQRQVAQRIASMEGVHEVHLISGEYDMLVKVRGTSMEQIGALVIDRIRGVEGVGRTLTCASFACVKEEDAEEPAASAKVRKRGRRTEK
- a CDS encoding GTP-binding protein; this translates as MDLLLISGFLGSGKTTMVLSTIDEITKRKHKKVVVIVNDFGKIGIDGKVMEKYGLKVKEMPSGCICCTLGSDLLTTLRDVAEAFHPDLVVIEPTGVADPVAIHDTLKLYVGPPIDMVRIVIIVDSERYDAIAKALERPLKNQLKAAQVIVLNKMDRVSPEQLASIEARVREIGSTARIIPASAIHGTNLDKVVEAMVG
- a CDS encoding DNA topoisomerase I; its protein translation is MKKLVISEKANAAARIATILSGGAKKSSKQKGVQVFSFERDGDEWFVVGLRGHIIELDYPPELNNWERTPPKQLVYAAPVKSVKAHNIIEVLRDLAKDADLVIIATDYDREGELIGVETVEQLNVDPSKVKRARFSALTKAEIEKAFAELNKPDERLAEAAECRQIIDLAWGAALTRFISLASGQVGSNFLSVGRVQSPTLSLIVDRHNEIKNFVPKPYWNVEARFKQEEEFLGRHEGNPFWEEEKAKAVLERSQGAKEAVVAEFRREEKEEYPPPPFNTTMMLAEAVKIGMSASMAMKVAEDLYTAGYISYPRTDNTVYPRSLNLRNILEKLKESEFKAEAEELLAQEVIRPSRGRVETTDHPPIYPTEAATKKELKGDKWRLYELVVRRFLATVSPPCTAEHRHAKLLVEGEPFLAKGYRISHPGWRKYYPFFHVTESDLPLLQEGEHVQVCSVNMERLETQPPRRYTQGTLIQEMERLGLGTKSTRHEIIQKLYDRKYVVGNDLVPTESGIAVATSLEKHAKTITESKMTAHLEQDMEDIANGKAMLPEVVRESQDMLADVLDVMEAHKQQIGEDIRAALQEQSYIGRCPDCKGELRVKRSRRGDFISCSNYPQCKRAYPKPRGAKMEATEEICESCGAPMVRLIRRGSAPQKHCLNPDCQVNQQATSVGECPDCGKPLRILYSKAGKRFLGCSGYPDCRRTYPLPQAGSLRMTGETCQACKAPIALVTSRGRPWRLCVNMECPEREKKAVEKEEDKGLEPAAVEKKRATKRKAKRAVTQKRAKASMESK